A stretch of DNA from Triticum dicoccoides isolate Atlit2015 ecotype Zavitan chromosome 2A, WEW_v2.0, whole genome shotgun sequence:
TTTAAGAGCCTGTTTGTGACTGCTCTATTCTTTAAAATTCAGCTCCGCTCTGGAAAACACAAACAAAACGGGGTAGCTCCACGATATGTTGCTCCGAAAAAAAAAAACTTACAATCTAGGGAACAACTCCTAGTTTTTTATGAGGCTCTTCAGGGGTGCTTCAAAAAACTCTAGAAGCTGGAGTTGGAGGAAAATTACCCAcgactgccaccagtaagtggatacCCCTTCGTTTCTTCCTCGTCATCCAATCAAATAGATCCTTTCCACCAAATTTCTCATTCTTGAAATTGGAGCTAGATGGAAGCCAAGCATTATCTTTGATAGTGCTACAACTTCTGTATAAACTGTTTCAAAGTGGATTTGGTGAAGTGAAACTGATTTTGGTGAAGTAGAGCAGTCTCAAACAGGCCCTAAGCAACGTTCTGCCACCCACTCACCCAAAGGCTTCTATATGGGTTGGCCATGGTACAGCCTCAATAAATTTATGATATGTAATTGTTCATATTTAAAAATTATTTAAAGTCAAAAATGTCAAATATGGTTTAAATAATAGAAAAATAAATGTATTATATTGTGAAAAAAGTTATTGTACCTTAATATAAATGGTCAGACATTTGAAAATAAATTGTTCAACTCATGCTTAAAAGATGTTCATGTATATAAAATATGTGCTCATGTATTTTTAGAAAATTAATAATTTGATAGAAAAGAGTTTATGTGTTTGAAAAAGTTATCCCTACCTGACTATATATGTTCATACAATTTTTAAAAATGTGTTCAAATATTCACCCAAAAattcaaatagaaataaaaactTCACCGAATTTTTTTAGGGTATCTTCATCAAATAAGTAAAATCATAAATAAAGACGGAGCAGAAAACGAAAATAAAAATCAATAGAAAACAAGAGCGAAAGAAATGGGAAATGGTCcacgaaaaaaaataaaagggagaaaccCAAACGATGGGCTGAACACATTGGGAACCTTGAGCCGATTGGCTGGCAAAACGGTGCTCACAGCGTAGAATGGATAGAGTTTGACAATATTGACCCAACACTGAGAGGAGGCACCAGGTTGTGTACGAGAGTTCTGGTGACGAGTTGCATGGACAACAAGTGACCCTGCAGCAAATGGAGGCCACTGTGGAAGGTGCGGCTCATCAGGAGATTGACTGACTGAGACTGACCCTGAAGACGctatcatattcatattcatatcaGGAGGGAGTGAGAAAGGGGGTGTTTGTCAGATGTGAACTTCTAACTCATAAACTGAACACAAGCGCATTACAGCCATATATGGAAGCTGAAACAGAACTGGCGAGTTTCTGTTTACTCAATGTAGGGTACTCTTACAATTCTATATAactgaacatacatacatacatcaaaGAAGAATCAAGATATTGTGTGCACTTCCTGAACTCTTCCAACGCAATGTTGTGTACACTCAGCATTGTCTCTGTTAGAGAATAGACTTCCTGTGCCGCTATCGCCTAATGGGGCATACACACAAAAACAACAAAAACACCCATCCAAGGGTGATACACAGTATACAGGTAAAATAACTATGCATTGTAGTTTAGGTGTCTTTTCAGCTTTCAAAAAACTCACCAATCTTGTTTTCCAACTGCTCAGCAGTATACTCATTCTGACTCCTCCTTCGTGACATCAATCGCTTCAATGAAAGTCCTCTCCGATTCCCCTGCAGTGCATGCAGGAAGGCCTTGTATGGTGTAACAACTAGATTCTTTATCTCGTCTCGCAGTTCGTACTTAAGACTAGGTACAACCTTCCAGGTCATCTGGCGTTGGCAGATACTGACAAATCCTTGAGTAAATTCAGCCAAGGATGAACTGCGCGGGTTCTTCAGATAATCTTCCTTCAGTAATGACAGCACAAGTGGAACCCAACATTCCTCAAAGTAGCCCCTTCTGTAGCTCTGGATCATACAAATGAGCCTGCTCACCAGTTCTACATTCCAAAAGGATGCTCCTGGATGGCGCATCATCTGCCAAACATCACACGCATTATTCAAGAGGATTATGTATTCTCGGTCCTTTTCAGCTTGGCACATCTTTTTTGCATCTTCCTCCAGCTTGGATACCCAGCAATCAAACACGTGAGAGTGAGGATCAACGGTGCAATCTCCAGTGGCAAGTATTAACTGCACCATATCTGTGTTGCTGTCGAAAAACTCCAGGACTTGATTGAAAACAACAGTTGCTGGATGAATGGTAGATTCTTCACTGTTATCGATGCCACTTGCAGCCTGATCAAGTAATCCGCTTAAATTAGCCACCATCTTACACGACATAACAGCAATCTCACCAGATCTGTTCAAAGGTAAGCCCTGTAAATTGTACAGGACATCAACGAGTGCGTCAACGGTAGTCAGCACTTCCTTAACATGGCAAGCGCACCAGCTTGCCTCGCTGAATGAACGTGCTACCTCAAGGAGCTTCTCAACAGATTGCCCAGCAACCAATGAAAAGCACTCTTCTTTTACTTCTTGACATAATTGCTGACTTTGCCCATTCAATTCTCGCCATATGAAGCAGAAAAGTGCAGTAGCAACTTTTAGCTTGATAACAATATCAGTTGATTCTGTGGCCAACACACAAGGATCTCCCTGGAAAACTGATGGGTTTCCATCGAGATTGGACAATCTGTTTCATGGAAAAGATTCAAACATTAGAATCTACTGCAAAGTGCATAGAAACTTCCAAAAAGCTCCGCAGAAATTGTAAAAATCAAATGCCATTACAAGTAAAAGTAGAAATGTGTAGCAATTGGTAGGAAAGCAGGGCAtaatatgctactccctccgttccaaattactcgtcgtagaaatgggtgtatctagaactaaaatacatctagatgcatccatacctgcgacaagtaattcggaacggagggagtacatggcagGTGTATGTGTTTCCCTTTTTATGGAAAAAGCTAAGATTCCGAAACTCGGAAGTGGTATTAAAAATGTTCTGTAACTGGGTCTAACAGAGAAAGTGTGTGGTGAGGAGGACTGGATAGTCCAGCATACATATAGAGAGACTTTGAAACATTGCACATTGCAGAAAAGTATGGAGAAACTACCATATCAAAGCACATTGCACAGATAGTGCTCCGGTGATTCCCTTGGGGGCAAGAACTGTTGCACATTTAAAAAAATATCCCGATGAAAACACCATATTCACATAATAGATTCTAGTAAAATCTACTGCCTACACAGAAAATACCAAACTGTATTCTAGAGAAGAAAATACCAAACTGCTCCTACTAGAGCCGTGCCAGGCAGTGAGAAAATGTTGCCCATTTCATAGAAAATAGTCTTTAAAGAGAAGTATCCGATAAAAAACAGGTGCATGCGTACATCCTCTCTGGAGTTGAAAATTAAAGAGTGCTCCAGGGAGCTATgccaacacagaaacagagaggttTGCTGATACGAAATAAGGAGTGCCTAGATGGGGTTTCGAGTGCTTTTTTTTATCAACATTTGCTAGTACTCAGATTTACTGCAACATTGACC
This window harbors:
- the LOC119358661 gene encoding uncharacterized protein LOC119358661, with amino-acid sequence MPEFVYANLSCIPNLDCASAPPPRPLCASAAAYLALHLAAPVAFVVVWWLWRNLVPLEGFAGGGDGRRLPEQQPPRTHTLVEADKVAVAAAAARGFFEQEGNTRPILLRRRAPHAGADGYFRYPQIHCLEAVPQVRLIDAEFMEEMTRGRRHAVGMLRQAAIHYDDPIRRLSNLDGNPSVFQGDPCVLATESTDIVIKLKVATALFCFIWRELNGQSQQLCQEVKEECFSLVAGQSVEKLLEVARSFSEASWCACHVKEVLTTVDALVDVLYNLQGLPLNRSGEIAVMSCKMVANLSGLLDQAASGIDNSEESTIHPATVVFNQVLEFFDSNTDMVQLILATGDCTVDPHSHVFDCWVSKLEEDAKKMCQAEKDREYIILLNNACDVWQMMRHPGASFWNVELVSRLICMIQSYRRGYFEECWVPLVLSLLKEDYLKNPRSSSLAEFTQGFVSICQRQMTWKVVPSLKYELRDEIKNLVVTPYKAFLHALQGNRRGLSLKRLMSRRRSQNEYTAEQLENKIGEFFES